One Cucurbita pepo subsp. pepo cultivar mu-cu-16 chromosome LG11, ASM280686v2, whole genome shotgun sequence DNA window includes the following coding sequences:
- the LOC111804965 gene encoding inositol oxygenase 2-like produces the protein MREEYGKLDKTEMSIWECCELLNEVVDESDPDLDEPQIQHLLQSAEAIRKDYPNEDWLHLTALIHDLGKVLLLPIFGGLPQWAVVGDTYPLGCAFDKSIVHHKYFKDNIDQDNPAYNTKYGIYSHGCGLDNVVISWGHDDYMYMVAKENGTTLPSAGLFIIRYHSFYPMHQEGAYRHLMNKEDLENLKWLSVFNNYDLYSKSKVLVDVEKVKPYYQSLIRKYFPSKLKW, from the exons ATGAGAGAAGAGTACGGGAAGTTGGACAAAACAGAAATGAGCATATGGGAATGCTGTGAGCTGCTGAATGAAGTGGTGGATGAGAGCGATCCAGATTTGGATGAGCCTCAGATTCAGCACTTACTCCAATCTGCTGAAGCCATTCGAAAAGACTATCCCAACGAAGATTGGCTCCACTTGACTGCCCTTATCCACG ATCTTGGAAAGGTTCTCCTTCTTCCTATCTTTGGAGGGCTTCCTCAATGGGCTGTTGTTg GTGATACATATCCTCTTGGCTGTGCCTTTGATAAGTCAATTGTTCATCACAAG TACTTCAAAGACAATATAGACCAGGATAATCCAGCTTACAACACAAAATATGGAATCTATTCTCATGGATGTGGACTCGACAATGTAGTGATCTCTTGGGGGCACGACGATTATATGTACATG GTTGCTAAAGAAAATGGAACAACTCTACCTTCAGCCGGATTATTTATCATTAGATATCACTCATTTTATC cAATGCATCAGGAAGGAGCATATCGACACTTGATGAACAAGGAGGATCTTGAGAATTTGAAGTGGCTTTCAGTTttcaa CAATTACGACCTTTACAGCAAGAGCAAAGTTCTTGTTGACGTGGAAAAGGTCAAACCCTACTACCAATCCCTCATTCGAAAG TACTTCCCCTCCAAGCTTAAATGGTGA
- the LOC111806121 gene encoding glutathione hydrolase 3-like isoform X2, producing MLRQGGHAVDAAVATALCLGVVGSMWSGIGGGGFMLVRSASTLQTTAIDFRETAPLAASQDMYETNVTAKSLGPLSIAVPGEIAGLHEAWLRYGRLAWRSLFEPAIKLAKDGFVISPYVGQSLVSSTNMILNDPGLRRVYAPNGKIVQAGDTCYNVELGKSLEAVADQGPQAFYNGAVGEKLVKDVREAGGILSMEDLRNYTVEVTEAMTTEAMGYTVHGMPPPSSGTLGFAMVMNIFKSYNDPDATKGNLGLHRLIEALKHMYAERMNLGDPRFSNISNSVSNMLSPSFAKKIQEKIIDNTTFPPDYYQYRWSQLRDSGTSHFCIVDAERNAVSLTTTVNEHFGAGLLSPSTGIVLNNEMGDFSVPTDISPDKLPPAPANFIQPNKRPLSSMIPLIVTKDDRLIAVLGGSGGMKIIPAVIQVFLNYFSLGFQPFPAVERSRVYHQLIPNVVKYENLTFIDGDHVELSDEKTAFLEERGHKVVAIDAPGAIVQFIVQNFEDAIDKGRKGRKISNDRTHFGVLTAVCDPRKNGNPAIA from the exons ATGCTTAGGCAGGGAGGGCATGCCGTTGATGCTGCAGTCGCAACTGCATTGTGCCTCGGTGTGGTGGGTTCGATGTGGAGCGGGATAGGCGGTGGAGGTTTTATGCTTGTCCGATCCGCATCGACTTTGCAAACCACAGCTATTGATTTCCGGGAGACCGCACCCTTGGCTGCATCTCAG GATATGTATGAAACCAATGTGACTGCCAAAAGTTTGGGGCCACTATCAATTGCAGTTCCTGGAGAGATAGCTGGCCTTCATGAAGCTTGGTTGAGATATGGCCGTTTGGCGTGGCGGTCCTTATTTGAGCCTGCTATAAAGCTTGCCAAGGATGGGTTTGTGATATCTCCTTATGTAGGACAGTCCTTAGTTTCCTCTACCAACATGATCCTAAATGATCCTGGGTTGAGACGAGTTTACGCACCAAATGGTAAAATAGTACAAGCAGGCGACACTTGCTACAACGTTGAGCTAGGCAAGAGCTTAGAGGCTGTGGCAGATCAAGGGCCGCAAGCCTTCTATAACGGTGCTGTCGGAGAGAAGTTGGTGAAGGATGTGAGGGAAGCTGGTGGGATTTTATCCATGGAGGATTTGAGGAACTACACAGTTGAAGTAACCGAGGCAATGACTACCGAGGCAATGGGCTACACAGTGCATGGCATGCCACCTCCTTCAAGTGGAACACTTGGCTTTGCTATG GTAATgaacatcttcaaaagctaCAATGATCCTGATGCCACCAAGGGAAATCTTGGCCTACATCGACTAATCGAAGCATTGAAGCACATGTATGCCGAGCGAATGAACTTGGGCGATCCTCGGTTTTCGAACATTAGCAACTCTGTCTCCAACATGCTCAGTCCATCATTTGCTAAGAAAATTCAGGAAAAGATAATCGACAACACTACTTTTCCTCCGGATTACTATCAATATAG GTGGAGTCAGCTAAGAGATAGTGGAACCAGTCACTTTTGCATTGTGGATGCAGAGAGAAACGCTGTTTCATTGACAACAACCGTAAATGAGCACTTTGGGGCTGGCCTTCTCTCACCTTCTACTGGTATTGTTCTTAATAATGAAATGGGAGACTTTTCTGTACCCACAGATATCTCTCCAGATAAACTCCCCCCAGCACCTGCAAATTTCATCCAGCCAAACAAGAGGCCCCTCTCTTCCATGATACCTCTTATTGTCACAAAG GATGATCGGTTGATTGCGGTACTCGGCGGTAGCGGAGGAATGAAGATAATTCCGGCAGTAATTCAGGTTTTCCTCAACTATTTCTCCCTGGGATTCCAACCTTTCCCAGCTGTTGAAAGGTCAAGGGTGTATCATcag CTAATTCCAAACGTAGTAAAATACGAAAACTTGACGTTCATCGATGGCGATCATGTCGAACTTTCAGACGAAAAGACAGCATTCTTGGAAGAGAGGGGTCATAAAGTGGTAGCTATTGATGCACCAGGAGCCATTGTTCAGTTCATAGTTCAAAACTTTGAAGACGCCATTGACAAAGGTCGAAAGGGCAGAAAGATATCCAATGATCGAACACATTTTGGTGTTCTTACGGCTGTGTGCGACCCCAGAAAAAACGGGAACCCCGCAATCGCCTAG
- the LOC111806121 gene encoding glutathione hydrolase 3-like isoform X1, with product MESPLLRRRELVNKRRCRGVILVPLGLLAIAVVGYILGGSINGLVFNEESKHSGGIDISNPEIVESEKGVVAADDGRCSEIGASMLRQGGHAVDAAVATALCLGVVGSMWSGIGGGGFMLVRSASTLQTTAIDFRETAPLAASQDMYETNVTAKSLGPLSIAVPGEIAGLHEAWLRYGRLAWRSLFEPAIKLAKDGFVISPYVGQSLVSSTNMILNDPGLRRVYAPNGKIVQAGDTCYNVELGKSLEAVADQGPQAFYNGAVGEKLVKDVREAGGILSMEDLRNYTVEVTEAMTTEAMGYTVHGMPPPSSGTLGFAMVMNIFKSYNDPDATKGNLGLHRLIEALKHMYAERMNLGDPRFSNISNSVSNMLSPSFAKKIQEKIIDNTTFPPDYYQYRWSQLRDSGTSHFCIVDAERNAVSLTTTVNEHFGAGLLSPSTGIVLNNEMGDFSVPTDISPDKLPPAPANFIQPNKRPLSSMIPLIVTKDDRLIAVLGGSGGMKIIPAVIQVFLNYFSLGFQPFPAVERSRVYHQLIPNVVKYENLTFIDGDHVELSDEKTAFLEERGHKVVAIDAPGAIVQFIVQNFEDAIDKGRKGRKISNDRTHFGVLTAVCDPRKNGNPAIA from the exons ATGGAATCTCCATTACTGCGCCGCCGTGAATTGGTGAACAAGAGGCGTTGCAGAGGAGTGATTTTAGTTCCGCTTGGATTACTTGCCATCGCAG TTGTTGGCTATATCCTTGGAGGTTCCATTAATGGTTTGGTATTTAATGAGGAAAGCAAGCACTCTGGTGGAATAGATATCAGTAATCCCGAAATTGTTGAGTCAGAGAAGGGAGTTGTTGCTGCTGATGACGGCCGCTGCTCCGAAATTGGAGCGTCGATGCTTAGGCAGGGAGGGCATGCCGTTGATGCTGCAGTCGCAACTGCATTGTGCCTCGGTGTGGTGGGTTCGATGTGGAGCGGGATAGGCGGTGGAGGTTTTATGCTTGTCCGATCCGCATCGACTTTGCAAACCACAGCTATTGATTTCCGGGAGACCGCACCCTTGGCTGCATCTCAG GATATGTATGAAACCAATGTGACTGCCAAAAGTTTGGGGCCACTATCAATTGCAGTTCCTGGAGAGATAGCTGGCCTTCATGAAGCTTGGTTGAGATATGGCCGTTTGGCGTGGCGGTCCTTATTTGAGCCTGCTATAAAGCTTGCCAAGGATGGGTTTGTGATATCTCCTTATGTAGGACAGTCCTTAGTTTCCTCTACCAACATGATCCTAAATGATCCTGGGTTGAGACGAGTTTACGCACCAAATGGTAAAATAGTACAAGCAGGCGACACTTGCTACAACGTTGAGCTAGGCAAGAGCTTAGAGGCTGTGGCAGATCAAGGGCCGCAAGCCTTCTATAACGGTGCTGTCGGAGAGAAGTTGGTGAAGGATGTGAGGGAAGCTGGTGGGATTTTATCCATGGAGGATTTGAGGAACTACACAGTTGAAGTAACCGAGGCAATGACTACCGAGGCAATGGGCTACACAGTGCATGGCATGCCACCTCCTTCAAGTGGAACACTTGGCTTTGCTATG GTAATgaacatcttcaaaagctaCAATGATCCTGATGCCACCAAGGGAAATCTTGGCCTACATCGACTAATCGAAGCATTGAAGCACATGTATGCCGAGCGAATGAACTTGGGCGATCCTCGGTTTTCGAACATTAGCAACTCTGTCTCCAACATGCTCAGTCCATCATTTGCTAAGAAAATTCAGGAAAAGATAATCGACAACACTACTTTTCCTCCGGATTACTATCAATATAG GTGGAGTCAGCTAAGAGATAGTGGAACCAGTCACTTTTGCATTGTGGATGCAGAGAGAAACGCTGTTTCATTGACAACAACCGTAAATGAGCACTTTGGGGCTGGCCTTCTCTCACCTTCTACTGGTATTGTTCTTAATAATGAAATGGGAGACTTTTCTGTACCCACAGATATCTCTCCAGATAAACTCCCCCCAGCACCTGCAAATTTCATCCAGCCAAACAAGAGGCCCCTCTCTTCCATGATACCTCTTATTGTCACAAAG GATGATCGGTTGATTGCGGTACTCGGCGGTAGCGGAGGAATGAAGATAATTCCGGCAGTAATTCAGGTTTTCCTCAACTATTTCTCCCTGGGATTCCAACCTTTCCCAGCTGTTGAAAGGTCAAGGGTGTATCATcag CTAATTCCAAACGTAGTAAAATACGAAAACTTGACGTTCATCGATGGCGATCATGTCGAACTTTCAGACGAAAAGACAGCATTCTTGGAAGAGAGGGGTCATAAAGTGGTAGCTATTGATGCACCAGGAGCCATTGTTCAGTTCATAGTTCAAAACTTTGAAGACGCCATTGACAAAGGTCGAAAGGGCAGAAAGATATCCAATGATCGAACACATTTTGGTGTTCTTACGGCTGTGTGCGACCCCAGAAAAAACGGGAACCCCGCAATCGCCTAG
- the LOC111804845 gene encoding uncharacterized protein LOC111804845 produces the protein MNRWFIEPFRKFAAAGGRRCLVKDAHCDFTHGVSDEFKTPRAVPRTPNVSAFMAMLGLPPLRLNPLLPSSVENSEGFQFSGEESSPPLNEGEVSQFQTHHRKKEKSQRSVDSTFLHFPSLSRHFPSTFRSAILNAQRQYATCAEVQKPSQESESESELDGEFX, from the exons ATGAACAGGTGGTTCATTGAGCCTTTCAGGAAGTTTGCGGCGGCCGGCGGACGGCGGTGCTTGGTCAAGGACGCTCATTGCGACTTCACTCATGGCGTTTCCGATGAGTTTAAGACGCCCAGAGCCGTTCCGAGGACGCCCAATGTTTCTGCATTTATGGCCATGCTCGGCCTACCTCCCTTACGTCTCAACCCCCTCTTGCCTTCCTCAG TAGAGAATTCGGAGGGATTCCAATTCTCCGGCGAGGAGTCGTCTCCGCCATTAAATGAAGGCGAAGTTTCTCAGTTCCAAACTCACCatagaaagaaggaaaaatctcAGCGATCTGTGGATTCGACTTTCCTTCATTTTCCGTCGCTTTCTCGGCATTTTCCTTCGACTTTCCGATCGGCGATCCTCAACGCGCAGCGGCAATACG CAACGTGTGCTGAGGTCCAGAAGCCTTCTCAGGAATCGGAATCGGAATCGGAATTGGACGGTGAATTTGANtaa
- the LOC111806125 gene encoding NAC domain-containing protein 75-like → MNMKSNLGSITSSDLIDAKLEEHQKCGSKQCPGCGHKLERSVQDWLGLPAGVKFDPTDQELIEHLEAKVEAKNDIKSHPLIDEFIPTLDGEDGICYTHPEKLPGVTRDGLSRHFFHRPSKAYTTGTRKRRKIQTECDIQGGGGGGGETRWHKTGKTRPVMVNGRQKGCKKILVLYTNFGKNRKPEKTNWVMHQYHLGQHEEEREGELVVSKIFYQTQPRQCNWSSSDKAAAAAAEVTGDNVVLSKRENVSGSYSSSRQMATRQRDDISPVGGGLCPPPHFAATYGGLDHIQPFKADHFSFGPYRRTFDETGIGEAAPGEGIGDHRHHHCHHISVATTAFQITRPSNPISTIIYPSSLHHSSIILDHDSYQVSQNESFQQQQQHHDKLGGRSASGLEELIMGCSSSNIKEESTMGNNSEEAAEWMKFSPFWPEPDNPNHD, encoded by the exons ATGAACATGAAGAGCAATTTGGGGTCGATCACGAGCTCCGATCTTATCGATGCAAAGCTTGAGGAGCATCAGAAGTGCGGATCAAAGCAGTGCCCGGGTTGCGGGCACAAACTGGAA CGGAGTGTGCAGGATTGGTTAGGTCTACCAGCAGGAGTGAAATTTGACCCAACAGACCAAGAACTGATAGAACATCTTGAAGCTAAAGTGGAAGCCAAAAATGACATCAAATCTCACCCTTTGATTGATGAATTCATTCCTACACTTGATGGTGAAGATGGGATTTGCTATACTCACCCTGAAAAGCTTCCTG GAGTGACAAGAGATGGGTTGAGCAGGCATTTCTTCCACAGGCCGTCAAAAGCTTACACGACAGGAACAAGAAAGCGACGAAAAATCCAAACGGAATGCGACATCcaaggcggcggcggcggcggaggggAAACACGGTGGCACAAGACCGGAAAAACACGACCGGTTATGGTCAACGGCCGTCAAAAGGGCTGCAAAAAAATCCTTGTTCTTTACACAAACTTCGGCAAAAATCGAAAGCCTGAAAAAACTAATTGGGTTATGCACCAATACCATTTGGGCCAACAcgaggaggagagagaaggagagctTGTCGTTTCTAAGATTTTTTACCAGACACAGCCACGTCAGTGCAACTGGTCCTCCTCCGACAaggccgccgccgccgccgccgaggTTACCGGCGACAATGTTGTTCTTAGTAAAAGGGAGAATGTGAGCGGGAGTTATTCATCTTCTCGGCAAATGGCAACCCGCCAAAGAGACGATATATCCCCAGTTGGCGGCGGCCTTTGTCCTCCGCCACATTTCGCCGCCACTTACGGCGGATTGGATCATATTCAACCATTCAAAGCCGACCATTTTAGCTTTGGTCCCTACAGAAGAACCTTTGATGAG ACAGGGATTGGAGAAGCTGCCCCCGGCGAGGGGATCGGAGATCATCGCCACCACCATTGTCACCATATTTCCGTGGCGACTACTGCATTTCAAATAACCCGTCCTTCAAATCCAATCTCCACGATCATCTACCCGTCTTCTCTCCACCATTCCTCGATCATTCTCGACCATGACTCGTATCAAGTCTCACAAAACGAAAGCTTTCAG caacaacaacaacatcatGATAAGCTTGGAGGAAGGTCTGCTTCTGGTTTGGAAGAACTCATAATGGGCTGCTCTTCATCTAACATCAAAGAA
- the LOC111806123 gene encoding mitochondrial-processing peptidase subunit alpha-like — translation MYRAAASRIRPLKGHANNGLYRFASSSAVASKHKSSGGLFGWLLGDRSTLPPLDFPLSDVNLPPPLPDYVEPGKTKITTLPNGVKVASEASSNPAASIGLYVDCGSIYETPESFGSTHLLERMAFKSTRNRSHLRVVREVEAIGGNVLASAAREQMGYTFNALKSYVPEMVELLIDCVRNPVFLDWEVKEQISRVKDEIIEASNNPHGLLLESIHAAGYSGALANSLLATESAINSLSGPILEKFVSENYTASRIVLAASGVEHEELLSIAEPLLSDLPSVPHEEPKSVYNGGDYRHQGDSGDGRTHFALAFELPGGWHKEKDAMALTILQMLLGGGGSFSAGGPGKGMYSRLYLQVLNEYPQVQSISAFSSIYNNSGIFGIQATTASNFVPKAFDIAASELLAIATPGKVEQVQLDRAKQSTKSAVLMNLESRVVASEDIGRQVLTYGERKPVEHFLKAVEEVTLEDIASIAQKLLSSPLTMASYGDVILVPSYDSVSSKFKSK, via the exons ATGTACAGAGCTGCAGCTTCGCGAATCAGGCCTCTGAAG GGGCATGCAAACAATGGACTATATAGATTTGCAAGCTCTAGTGCCGTTGCCTCAAAGCATAAATCTTCTGGGGGTCTCTTTGGCTGGTTGCTTGGAGACCGTTCTACACTACCTCCCCTAGACTTTCCCCTATCCGATGTGAACCTTCCGCCTCCATTGCCGGATTATGTTGAACCTGGTAAGACCAAGATCACAACGCTGCCAAATGGTGTAAAAGTGGCATCAGAAGCATCATCG AATCCTGCTGCATCAATTGGTCTATATGTTGATTGTGGTTCAATTTATGAGACTCCAGAAAGTTTTGGTTCTACACATCTGCTGGAGCGTATGGCGTTTAAAAGCACAAGAAATCGAAGTCACTTACGTGTTGTGCGAGAGGTAGAGGCAATTGGTGGCAATGTGCTTGCCTCGGCTGCTAGAGAGCAGATGGGCTACACCTTCAATGCTTTGAAGTCATATGTCCCTGAAATGGTGGAGCTGCTTATTGACTGTGTTAGGAATCCTGTTTTTCTTGACTGGGAGGTCAAAGAGCAG ATTTCAAGGGTAAAAGATGAGATTATTGAAGCTTCCAACAACCCCCATGGGTTACTTTTGGAATCTATCCATGCTGCTGGTTACTCTGGTGCCTTGGCAAATTCTCTTTTAGCTACGGAGTCTGCTATAAATAGTTTGAGTGGtccaattttggagaaatttgTTTCT GAGAATTATACTGCATCTCGCATAGTACTGGCAGCATCTGGTGTTGAACATGAAGAACTCTTATCCATTGCTGAACCACTTCTATCTGACCTTCCAAGTGTTCCTCATGAGGAGCCAAAATCAGTGTACAATGGGGGTGATTATCGTCATCAAGGTGATTCTGGG GACGGGAGGACACATTTTGCTCTTGCATTTGAACTCCCCGGTGGCTGGCATAAGGAGAAGGATGCTATGGCCTTAACTATTCTTCAG ATGTTACTGGGAGGCGGAGGGTCCTTCTCAGCTGGTGGACCTGGAAAGGGGATGTACTCTCGGCTGT ATCTCCAGGTCTTAAATGAGTATCCACAGGTCCAGTCGATTTCAGCATTCAGCAGTATTTACAACAATAGTGGCATATTTGGAATCCAAGCAACTACC GCTTCTAATTTCGTGCCAAAAGCCTTTGATATTGCAGCTAGCGAACTGTTAGCCATTGCAACGCCTGGAAAAG TTGAACAGGTGCAGCTAGACCGTGCCAAACAGTCGACAAAGTCAGCTGTGCTAATGAATTTAGAATCCAGG GTGGTGGCCTCGGAGGACATAGGCAGACAAGTTTTGACATATGGTGAAAG GAAACCTGTGGAGCATTTCTTGAAAGCTGTAGAGGAAGTAACTCTGGAGGATATAGCTTCAATTGCACAAAAACTTCTCTCTTCTCCATTGACAATGGCCTCATATGGCGACG TTATTCTTGTTCCAAGCTATGATTCTGTCAGCAGCAAGTTTAAGTCAAAGTGA